The region CCCAGGGATCGGGTCTGTTGGGTAGGCCataaagttcatttgggtttttccatccAATCTttcggaaaaacccgaacgaactttttggccaacccagtattttgGTATCTGACTTAATTTGGATGAAAACttaaacacaaaaatacagcAGCTGCCTTCAGAACTGCCCTGCATTCACACTGGCCACCGACTTCAGAGTGTCTCCTTTGTCTTCAGGGGCTGCCCTTAAATAGGGATTTGCATGTCCTCGCCGTTCTTGTTGtggttttactttatttcatcTAGTGCATATGTAtccaagctttaaaaaaaattttaaggaaagtaTACGTAAACTGGAATCTTTCACAGCTgttatgtgtgtttgtttctttttcaaattgtattCATGCATATTTTTAGTTGAATTCTCACAGTACCCCGGTAGGTGAGTCAGATATCTCCCAGAGACAGCGTTAACATGACATATTCAAAGACGTCCAGAAGCCAGGAGTAGAAGTGAGCTGGAACACTCCTTACCGTGGTGCCCCCAATTCCGTGACTAATCTGTGTCTGACACGTGACCTTCAGTATGTCCGCGGGAGCTGTTTGGAGGTCACACTAGTTAACACTTTAACTTTtccataatatttcattgtgacTCTTCCAGCTTATCCCTCAGGGATGGACAACTTGATATTCTAACGAGGCTTCCTGTGACTCTTCTCTActtagaagcagaattgctggggtGTAGGTCATGTACTTAACTTTGATCTAGAACAGTGTTCTCCAGAGTGGGGTTACCAAATTATCCTTTGAGCAGTGCATGTTCTCGTTTCCCCACACCTGTCCCAGCACCATGTGTCAGGCTTAACCTATGCAAACCTCGTATCTTGTTCCTAACTCTTACTTCCCTTCTAATGAGGTtaaatttacagtttttaaattcaCCAAAAACTGGTTACCAGCTATTAATAATGACTGTTTGATTACTTTTTCAATGTGTTTTAGATTTGTCAACAGCCCGAGTGTGGAAAGTGTAAAGCCTGTAAGGATATGGTTAAATTTGGTGGCAGCGGAAGGAGCAAACAGGCTTGCCAAAAGAGGAGGTAGGTTTGGCCAACACTTGTTCTTGAAATGGAGGAAAATGCCAGCTGATGGCAAATAGGCTTTGTGTGGGACAGCTGGGTTGACAGGTACAGAGCAGGCAGGGTCCCTTTGTCTAGCACTGTCACCAGGCCTGTCCCCGATTTCTAAGTAAAACACCTTCagttggttttactttttttttttttttattgcctgcaccgagaggcttgtgggatcttagttccccgaccagggattgaacccgggccccagcagtgagagcacagagtcctaaccagtggttTTACTTTTAAAGAGGACCTTGCTTATAATAACTGACTTTGTAGGTGTCCCAACATGGCCATGAAGGAGGCAGATGATGATGAAGAAGTGGATGACAATATTCCAGAGATGCCATCACCCAAAAAGATGCatcaggggaagaaaaagaagcagaacAAGGATCGGATCTTTTGGGTTGGAGAAGCTGTCAAGGTAATCCAGGAGCAGGCTCTCAGTCATTTTAGCGCTGCCCTTCTGAGAAGCCGGTTGTCTCGTATCTCGCTGCCAGACGTCTTAAGCAGCCTGAGCCCTGCAGCTGAGAAACCTGCCCGTTTGTCCCTGCCCATTTGTCCTGTTAGCGGAGCAGAGCTGACTGAGAGGCCGAGGCCTGTGGTCAAGCACCTGAAATGCATTTTTTTGCTTGTACGCCCAAGGACTCAGTTTTCCTCACACTCCAAAATGggctttttaaaactatatatatttatttatttaatttatttatttttggctgcgttgggtcttcatttctgtgcgtgggctttgtctagttgcggcgagggggggctactcttcgttgtggtacacaggcttctcattgtggtggcttctctttgttgcggagcacgggctataggcgcatgggctccagtagttgtggcacgcaggctcagtagtcgtggctctcgggctctagagcacagactcagtagtcgtggtgcacgggcttagttgctccacggcatgtgggatcttcctggaccagggctcgaacccatgtcccttgcattggcaggaggattcttaaccaccacgccaccagggaagtccccaaaatgggCATTTGATACAGTTCTTGGGGTGTCAGGCTGGTTCCCCTTCCAAGCTTGTTTTGAAGAGAGCCTTCACAGTCCTCTCTGGCCTAGGAGTAGGTGTTTGGGGGCACTAGCAGACCGTCTCCCGGGGGTTCTGTGGTTACCTGCCTGTCTAAGGGTCAAATCCTTTACCAAAGCTGGAGAGTGAATGTCATCTCAGTGTTGTTCTCTCGATGTCCATAAGGCAAAGATGGTCAGTTTCCTCAACAAGCGTGAGGCCTACCCTGCTGGATGCTGCTCTAGGCCTAGGCATAACTAAGCCCCTGCCTGTGACACATGTACTGTcaggagggcagggggcaggaagGGTGCTGGGGCCACGGAGGCTTCTTGGTGGGGCAACATCTGAACTGAAACCAAAAGGTTGGAGAGTAGCCAGCGCATGAAGGTCTGGGGAGGAACCAGAGCacaggccctgaggtgggaccaGCTTTCCTtgtgggagagaaaggaggaggtcCGTGTGGCTAAGGGAGGTGTGAGGAGTGGGGTACGGTGCTATTACAATTGAATGCTAGAATCCCATTTGCTGCTGACACAAGAGGGCAGAGGTGGTGATAGAGGGATGTGAGCGGCCTTTGCTGCAGGCTTCCAGCCAAAGAAGTTGGGTGTTCTCTATAGTAGCCAGGCTGGTAGAGCTCACGGCTTCTTGGAGAAATTGTTATGAGTGATACTTTCCTATAAAGTAACAGGAACTCGCAGGTCAAGCCTAGCACGGACCTTCAAACCCATCCTCACCTGAAATTAAGCTCTTGTTTTCAGACCGATGGGAAGAAGAGTTACTATAAGAAGGTATGCATCGACTCGGAAACCCTGGAAGTGGGGGACTGTGTTTCTGTTATTCCAGATGATTCTTCAAAACCACTGTATTTAGCAAGGTTTGTGTCCTTCCCTCTGCTTGACTTCAGCCCACACTTTCTGTTGAGTAAGTAGGAGGTTCCTATTTTATAAGAATAGCAGCAGCTCTTTGCCCTATACTAAAACCAAAAAATACATGTCCCCCAAGGAGACTCGGTCCAGATCTGCCGGTCAAGTTAGAACTTCCTTCCCGCCCCCTCTTCCGGCTCCAGGGTCACGGCGCTGTGGGAGGACAGCAGCAACGGGCAGATGTTTCATGCCCACTGGTTCTGTGCTGGGACGGACACAGTCCTCGGGGCCACGTCGGACCCCCTGGAGCTGTTCCTGGTAGACGAATGTGAGGACATGCAGCTTTCATACATTCACAGCAAAGTGCAGGTCGTCTATAAAGCCCCGTCGGAAAACTGGGCCTTGGAGGTGAGTGCCTGGCGCCCCTCGTGTGCCCCTCCTCGATGCGTGGGGTCATCATGGCTGACGGCAGTCTTGTCCCTAGGGAGGCGTGGACCCTGAGGCCCTGATGTCGGAGGGTGACGGAAAGACCTATTTCTACCAGCTTTGGTATGACCAAGACTACGCAAGATTTGAGTCCCCTCCAAAAACTCAGCCAATGGAGGACAACAAGTACAAGTGAGTGCCGCGACTGCGCTCCTGGGCCGCTCTGGTGGTGCTCGTGGACGCCATGCGTCTGCATGAAGCCCTCGAGCTTTTCCCGTGCTTCTCTCTGCTGGGTTTGCTTTCCCCACGTCTTCTGATCGTCTTCCTCACCAACCAAAGAGCAGCCTGACTGGGTTGCAGTGGCTGTAAGTGTGTGGACAGCCTGGTGGGGAGAAGCTGTCCCATCCAGGGACAGGATGTGTCTTTCTGGGTTCCTCAGTGTCTATACCACAGATCTTGTGTCTTTTCTCGTAAGTGAGATCTTTGATTCCATTTTATTGGAACTGGTGGGGGAATGCTTTTAGGGAAGCTTTTGCTTCTTATAAAGTGTTCAGTGCCCCACGTCTTCCTTTCTAACCTTGGTACCTCACTTGTTTTAACTAAAAGTGGCAGCCGGCACCTCCAGAGCGAGTGGTGTGTGACAGTAAGGCTGACAGGGCTGAGGCTAGGAGGGCTCGCTGCGATGCCTCTGGTGTTTCTCCAGTCAACCTGGAGCTGCCTTTTGGCTTGATCTGTTTTTAAGGCAATCTCTAATTCTCCTTTTAAGGGTTTATTAATCAGAAATAATGTTGCATTTTACCAAATACCTCTTCAGCCTTTAGAGGTAATAGCGTGAACCTCCTCTGACGTTTTGAGTTCCTGTCTTTACCACTGTCTGCATTATCGCTCGTGGTGGATTCTTGACCATATTCTAGACTGTTGTTAATGTCTTAGGATCGACTACTCAAAAGTGGGGTTGGCTTGTCATTTTCCTATTgtgtgtatctctgggctttggtcCCAAATAAGTGCTTTCAAAGTGTGAACATAAAAGTGCAGGAAAGCCAGTTCCTCCTAACATCTGTAAATCCTTCCTCTTGGTCACCAGAGTCTGGTGGCAGCTGCTTGTAGTCACTACCAGTCACTTAAGGGCCTTTGGTTTCTGTCCTTCACTCCTTCAGGTTCTGTGCAAGCTGTGCACGTCTGGCTGAAATGAGGCAGAAGGAAATTCCCAGGGTCATGGAGCAGCTCGAGGACCTGGATGGCCGGGTCCTCTACAGCTTAGCCACCAAGAACGGCATCCAGTATCGAGTGGGCGATGGCGTGTACCTCCCCCCCGAGGCCTTCACCTTCAAGTGAGTGCCCCTGGCTGCAGTCAGGGCCAGGAGCTCTGGGTCAGTACAGAGCTGGCTCCACAATGTCCCCCACCCCGCAGCCCAGTACCTGCTGCTGCCGAGCTGTCACAGTGTCATCTGCGGTGAGCAGACGTTATCCAGCCTTCCAGTGCAGAGCGACTATAATTCTGTGGCAGTGAAGCTGTctgtgaaagaagtcagacagagagccCGCTGGCTAAGGGAGAGCTTTAGGGTCAGTGGTGGATTCCTGCCCAGCTGGTCATGGCAGAGAGCCCCTCCCAGTTCCCATCTATCAAGTGGGGAGAGGAGTGCCTTGCCTGCCAGGCCCCTAAGGAATAAGTGAGTTAAAAGAAAGTTGCTTATTAGCACAGCGCCTGGCCTAAAGTAAAGGCTGACTGTGAGTTACTTGTTGGTAAATGGGAATTGCACCAAAAGacttgcgggacttccctggtggcgcactgattaagaatccacctgccaatataggggacacgggtttgatccctggtccgggaagatcccacatgccgcggagcaaccaagcccacacgccacaactactgagcctgtgctccgcaacaagagaagccaccacaatgagaagcccgcgcaccgcagcgaagagtagcccccgctcgccacaactagagaaagcccacacagcaacgaagacccaacacagccaaaaataaataaaatttaaaaaaaagacttccacATCAGAGGATTGACGCTCTTCAGGGAAAAATCAAAGCCACAGATATTGTCCACACTTGATCCATTCCTTGTTCGTTCTAAGAACTAGTGCGTGGTTGGATTTACAACCACCATTTTCTGAGCTTAGTCAGCTCAGTTTCCCGACTTGCAATTCCATTTTCCTCGAGTCCTAATTGGAGCCCAGTCCCCAACCTCCATTCAGTCACCGTACATTACAAAACATCGGTCCTTCCAGGCCCGCACAGTGAGTGTGCATCACGCCCTTTAGCTCCAGTTTTTGGCCTCGAAGGGGAGGACTCCCTGTAGTGCTGTCTACCAGATGCTCCTGGCACAGCTGAAGTGAGAGCACAGGTGTTCAGAGACACCTCTGGAGCCCGTCAGACTTCAGGGGGTCTGATGGGAAAGCACAGCAGCTGCCTCCCTGAGCTGCAGTCTTCAGAGTTTGCAGCCCTGCGGTCTTGGCAGCCTGGCATCTCATTTGCTGGCCTGAGTTAGCCAGTACGTGGTCAGGCCAAATTCGGCTTGCCCAGACCACGAGTCTTCTCCTCATGCCTCTCCCGCATTGCCTCTGGGTCGATGCCTCAGTCAGAGTGTAGGCTATGCCGTGGTAACAACTCTAAAATCACAGAAGTTTACTTCTTGCCTGTACTGTGTGGCCATTGTGGTTCAGGGGACTCGGACTGTTGTGTCACTCAGGGCCCTGGGCTGACGGAGCCCTGCCTTCTCAGGAGTCGGCAGTCAGAGGCGAGGGGAAGCACGCTGGAGGCTCTCCTGGCGCTCAGAGCTCCCGCTCCAAGTGCTTGTGCGTCCCTGCTGCGCACACCTGTAGAGCTGAACGAGCCACACGCCTGCCCTGAGGCTGGGAGCGGGGAGAACCTGAACAGCCTTAGCAACTATCCCCAGAGCACAGATGGAGAGTACCCATTTTAAAGTGTGGGTGAGATTTAGTCTCTAAATCTGGTCTAAGGGTATGTAGCTGCATTAGTTTAAAGTGTTTGAATTTAAGTGGTTATCGTCACTGATCAGTCATGCTGAGACTGCTTTTTAAGGCTTCATGTTCAGTCACTCATAACAGTTGCTTCTCTGCAGCATTAAGCTGTCCAGTCCTGTGAAACGCCCACGGAAGGAGCCTGTGGATGAAGCTCTGTATCCAGAACACTACCGGAAATACTCTGACTACATCAAAGGCAGCAACCTAGATGCCCCTGAGCCGTACCGTATTGGCCGCATCAAAGAGATCTTCTGCAGCAAGAAGAGCAACGGCAGGCCCAACGAGACGGATATCAAGATCAGAGTCAACAAGTTTTACAGGTCGGTGAAGCCTTTGCCCTTCGGGGGGCTCTGCCTGAGGCGGGGTGGTAACCGCACACACACAGTGGTGGTCTAAGAGTTGGGTGGAGGTATCTGTTCTTCCAAGTGTTTCTGATTACCTGGAGGGTACCGAGGATGACTACAGCTACATATCACAGCCCTCGCTTTCTCTCTTAAAGCTGCACAGCTTTGTCCAAAAGAAATCTGTGAGCAGAAGTCCAGAGTGTGACAAAGATAGGCGTGGAATGTCCTGGGCTTTGCCTGAGGCGCCCTCAGAACCCTGAGTTCTGTCCGCGTGTCCTGTCTCTGAACACTGTCCGTGTTCCgcccccctccccattccccatcCCCCTGTTCTTCTCAGGCCCTCTTCCCTGCTCTGGGGTTTCTCTCTGTCCAATGTCTTGGCTTCACTCAGTCTTTTTCTGGGATCCTAATAATGGTTAGGAGATAACCTGAAACTAATCCATACAGATAGGTCTAAAGTTGCTCCATGTCTTAGCTAATGTACGTGGAAGAGTTTTTGAGGTCTTTGCAATAATCAGTTGAGTAATGAGAAAGAACAAGGAATCTGGCTGTTATAGGCGAATGAAGGCAGCTCTAGACATGCTTTCTAACAGGAGACCAGCAGCTGGTCTTAACACAGGACAGGTTTTTTTGGGCTACACTGGGGGCataaagagcaagcaaaccatTAGTTGAGTTCATGGCAAGGAACCCCACTTAGTCTGTGGTTAGTGCCAACTAAGGGGGTCAGTAATCAAGGTGacttgctgggggtggggaatggtCTTTACCCACCGATCATCTGAGCATTGTCAGGAATGTGCCGTTTAATTACCTGTCAGCTCGAGGCAAAAGAACTAACAAAGACCCTCGCACTCGCAGGCCGGAGAACACGCACAAGTCCACCCCGGCGAGTTACCACGCAGACATCAACCTGCTTTATTGGAGCGACGAGGAGGCTGTGGTGGACTTCAAGGCCGTGCAGGGCCGCTGCACCGTGGAGTACGGGGAGGACCTGCCTGAGTGCCTCCAGGACTTCTCCGCTGGTGGCCCCGACCGCTTCTACTTCCTTGAGGTGGGGCCCTGGGCTTACTGGAGGGAGGGCCTTGGGGTCAGACACAGCCCCCGAGAAAGCAGTTTATCCAGAGTACGAATCTGTGACATTCAAGTTGTTCTGGAATTTGACACTTTgggcttaaaacaaaacagaatgtcACATTTGAGTGTCCTAAGGCAATAGCAATTTTTGAAGACTGTTAAGTGGCCTCTGCTGGCCTGGCCAGTGCCTGTGAGTTAGGGGAAAGTTCCTCTAGCCCTGGGagatgcagccctgcccccagTGCCTTCAGCCAGGGTTCCGTGTCCAGGCCGGGGCCATACAGCCGAGCCTGTGCCTGGTTATTGAGAGTAGAGCCAGCAGTTTGTTGATTAAGCTAATCACTCTTAAATTGTTTGAGCATGGCTTTTCTGTGATAGGCATGTATCGTTCTAAGATAACCCACGTTTCCCCCAGGTTCCAGTGTGTACAGTCTAACTGTAACACTTGCCTGTTTTTAGAATGAGTAGTCCAGGTACTTGAAATAGCAAGAATTTCGGCcatataaaatgtgtgtgttaGTAGAATTTTCCCCTCATCTCTAATGTAATAAAACTCAAAGCACTTTTTGCTTATGGCCATGTTTAGGGAGAAATTAAGTAGATCTTATCAAATTAACTTAAATCGTATTTGTTAGAGAGGGGACTGGTGTTTCTCTTCCAGACTGTTGTGGTTCTTTCCTTCTCAGGCCTATAATGCCAAGAGCAAAAGCTTTGAAGATCCTCCAAACCATGCCCGTAGCCCTGGAaataaagggaaagggaagggaaaaggtaTGTCGTTACTCCACGGGCTTCTTTTCAAGTCCGTCTCCCATAACTCAATTCTCGTGAATCAGTCAGTATAAAAGAGCAGCCTCTGACGTTACCTCGCTCTGCTGCCGTCAACTCAAAACGAGGCCGTCTCTGAATCACCAGGGTGTTTGAAGAGAGCACGCTAGGGCCCTGATCTGACTTGGGGCCTGTCTCCCGCAGGGAAAAGCAGGACAAAGTCGCAAAGCTCTGAGCCGAGCGAGCTGGAGACGGAAATAAAGCTGCCGAAGCTGCGGACGCTGGATGTGTTTTCTGGCTGTGGGGGTTTGTCGGAAGGGTTCCACCAAGCAGGTAGGCTCTGGGTTTCTCTCCGCACAGCTGCAAAAACCGGACCGGGCGTGTTCTGCCTGGAAGACCTTCCTGGCTCTGGTCACAGTTCTGACTAAAGAGTCTCATATGCTACAGGGTTCGCAGCTCATCTTTGTCCTTGTGTCCCCCAGGCATCTCGGAAACGCTGTGGGCCATCGAGATGTGGGACCCCGCGGCCCAGGCGTTCCGGCTGAACAATTCCGGGTCCACGGTGTTCACAGAGGACTGCAACGTCCTGCTGAAGCTGGTCATGGCCGGGGAGGTGACCAACTCCCGCGGCCAGAAGCTGCCGCAGAAGGGAGACGTGGAGATGCTGTGTGGCGGGCCTCCTTGCCAAGGCTTTAGCGGCATGAACCGCTTCAACTCTCGAACGTACTCTAAGTTCAAGAACTCCCTGGTGGTCTCCTTCCTCAGGTAAACAGGCTAGAATTCCCTCTGCGTTCGGTGCTGCCCCAGGGTGACTAGACGGCTGGTCCCGGGGCTGCGCCGCAGGCGTGCCAGGGCCGAGCAGTAACTGCTTTAGCCTTCGCACCTGCTGAAGGCGGAGTGCTGAGTGAGACGCCGGTCTTTGCCTTCAGGAAGTTCACGGCTGCCCCTCCGCTAGGGAGAGACCTTGAGAGTTGGCAGGTGCGTCTTGACAAACGTCAAGCATTTGGGAGTGGCTTCTGGCAGAGTAGGTCTCCTCCTCTCTCGTCTCTCCCGCCTCCACAGCTACTGCGACTACTACCGGCCCAGGTACTTCCTCCTGGAGAATGTCAGGAACTTCGTCTCCTTCAAGCGCTCCATGGTCCTGAAGCTCACGCTCCGCTGCCTGGTCCGCATGGGCTACCAGTGCACCTTCGGCGTGTTGCAGGTGGGCCccctgggcaggggcagagcGGGCAGACGTGTGTGGCCGGAGAAAGGGCTGAGCAGTCCCTGGACAGCGGCAAGCTGTCTCAAAGGGAAAGTAGATCTGAGAGGGGCCACAGTGTGGTGACGTGCAGCGCGGGCGAGGGCTGGGGAGGCGGCTGCCGGGCCCCTCCCATCCAGCTTCCGTAGTGTCTCGGCCTCACTGACCAACCTTGTTGGCAGCCGTGTTCTTTCCCTTGTGACCGTGGGCTGCCAGGCAGGTGGCATGGCTCCTGGTGTCTCCTCTGGCCGCTCTTCTCCCCAagtgctccttcatgtgctgtttAAAGAGCTGGCTGGGATCGCCAGCAGGGTTCACTCCCATCTTCTCCAGGGGCTACCGACCACCTCCTGGGATCTTTCGTCCTCTTCTCCGGTCCCACCTCCTGTTAGGCATGAGCCCGTGGGTTAACTAGGGGCTCTCTGGGTGAGCTCCACACCAGCCAGACGCCCCAGAAAGTCAGGTGCTGCGGACCCCAGCCCTTCGCCCAGCTGCTCGGAGGTGCCCACTGACCATGTGTGTGTCTGGCCCTCTCCCGCGCAGGCTGGTCAGTACGGCGTGGCCCAGACGCGGAGGCGGGCCATCATCCTGGCCGCGGCCCCCGGAGAGCAGCTCCCTCTGTTCCCGGAGCCGCTGCACGTGTTCGCGCCCCGGGCCTGCCAGCTGAGTGTCGTAGTCGACGACAAGAAGTTTGTCAGCAACATCACCAGGTAGGAGCACCCCCGGCCAGCCCGCTGTTCTGGCGCTTGTGAGCCTTCCCCGGCGAGGCCTGGTGCGGGTGGACCTCTGTGAAGAGGCCCGAGCCGAGGAGACAGTGTTAGCGAGGGCAGACAGCGCCGCGTCCGGCCTGCCCTGCGAGCGCTCTGCCACCTCTGCTCTCGTTCTGACCCTGAGTGCCCTGTGTCCGGGGCAGTGGCCAGAAGCCTGGCCGCAGTCACGGGCAGAGCCCACGCTATAGCCTGTCCCCTTTTCCGATGGGGTCTGAGAAGAATGCTGCCCCTGTGACCTCGGGCGGCCCTTTGACCCCGAGTGGTCCTTTGACCCCGAGCCGGGTTGCCTTCTCTGGAGAAGACGGTGCCAGCAGTCGGGGGATGGCAATTGTGACTCACACACATGATAGCTGTGTGTGTCCCCAGAGGTGCCACAGTCTGTGCTCTGTTGCAGGTTGAGCTCGGGTCCGTTCCGAACCATCACCGTGCGGGACACGATGTCCGACCTTCCCGAGATTCGGAACGGAGCTTCGGCGCAGGAGATCTCGTACAACGGGGAGCCTCAGTCCTGGTTCCAGAGGCAGCTCCGGGGCTCGCAGTACCAGCCCATCCTCAGGGACCACATCTGTAAGGTAACGTCACCTCCATAGAGCAGGgcctcctcccagcagcctcccagGAACAGCTCTGTGGTTGGAGCCCAGCCAGGGCTTGTGGGGGAAGCGGGGTCTGGTCTCGGCCCCCTTCCAGCTCCTTCTGCTCTTGGCCCCTAACACAAAATCCGCTACCTCAGCCGGCCCCCAGCCTCACATCTCActgcctcctgcttctccttgcaccccacccccgccccagtaCATGGTCCTGGAAAGTGTCAATCAGAGCTTATACTCTGCCTAGAATCGGGCTAGAATGGTGTGTCTGGCCATCGTCTCCTGTGACTGGTCTTGTCTCTCAGCACCGCTGTTCTCTGGGTATCTCCCAAACGCACCAAACCCCAGCTCTCCCCGCCGCCGGCTCCTCCTGTCCTGCAGGGCTCAGCTCCGACGTCACCTCCTCAGTAGCCCCGCGCTTGCCCGAAGCCGTCCCTTCACCCGTTCCCCCGTCGTTCACATCCCTGCTCTGGTGTCGTCATGGCACGTGTGTAACCCCCAGGTTGTCGATTGGGGTCACTGCTTGTCTCCCACAGTGGGATACAAGCCCCTTGGGGTCCTGGTCACCGTGGTATGCCCAGTGCCCAGTACTGTGGCGCCCAGCCCACTGCATGTGGTCAGGTGCTCCCTGAGCTCAGCGACAGCTGGGCCTGCTCTGCTCTTCCAGGACATGAGCGCGTTGGTGGCTGCTCGCATGCGGCACATCCCTCTAGCCCCGGGCTCAGACTGGCGTGACCTGCCAAACATCGAGGTGCGGCTCTCTGATGGCACCTTGGCCAGGAAGCTGCGGTACAACTACCACGACAAGAAGAACGGCTGCAGCAGCGCCGGGGCTCTCCGCGGGGTCTGCTCCTGCGTGGAAGGTTTGTGCCCTGGCCTCCAGGTGTGGCTTCCTCAAGTTTGGTGTGAAGCCCCAGCCCCCTTAGGCTCTGCAGCGGGGCGGTGGGCTCAGGGTTTCTCAGCAGGAGATGCCGGGGCTGCCGCGCAGGAACCCAGCAGCCCTGGGTGGGGTGCAGACTCGCCAAGCCTGGGTGTCCCTGCTGCGCACGGCTGCTGAGGACAGGGTCCGTGATGAAGCTCTGCCTGGCAAACGGGGACTGTCGGCTGCTGTATCATCCCGTTCCGTCAGCACAGCCCCATCGCAGCCCTCTCTTCCAACAGGCAAAGCCTGTGACCCTGCGGCCAGACAGTTCAACACCCTCATTCCCTGGTGCCTGCCCCACACCGGGAACAGGCACAACCACTGGGCCGGCCTCTACGGACGGCTCGAGTGGGACGGCTTCTTCAGCACGACCGTCACCAACCCCGAGCCCATGGGCAAGCAGGTAGGTCTGAGGGCCACTTGGGCCTGGGCGGGGACGGAGGCACGGGCTTCGCGGCTGGGCCGGCCCTCCTCGCCGCCTCCTGCCTCTGCGCCCCGGCCCGGGGTGGGCTTCCCGTGGCcccgtctccttcccacccacatCGCACCTCTTGCCCCCAGGGCCGCGTGCTCCACCCAGAGCAGCACCGCGTCGTGAGTGTGCGGGAGTGCGCCCGCTCTCAGGGCTTCCCCGACACCTACCGGCTGTTCGGCAACATCCTGGACAAGCACCGGCAGGTCAGTGGAGCGCAGTCGGCCCGGGTCTCCTCCCCGCTGAGGAGGGGCGAGCGGCACCGCGCACGAAGCAGCCCTGGCCGGAGGGAGACGAGGGGGTCGGGGGTCGGTGGGGAGCTTGACTCGCAGTCACTTTCTAGGGGACGCTGAGCCCCCAGAGCTGGGGGCTGACTGGCCTCAGCACTCCCACGAGGGGGTGGTCAGGAAGGAGGGACCCTGGGCGCTCCCGGGTCAGGCGGAGTCGCCAAGTGTGTCGGGTGCCGTGGACAGCTGAGGCACATTTCGCCCAAAGGAAAGTCCCAGCGCACGGCAGAGAGCAGACGAAACACGCGGTGGTGAAAGCTCCTTGTTGCTAAGGGTTGAAGCGAGCCAACAATCCCTCCTGTTTCTCAGAGTTCG is a window of Globicephala melas chromosome 3, mGloMel1.2, whole genome shotgun sequence DNA encoding:
- the DNMT1 gene encoding DNA (cytosine-5)-methyltransferase 1 isoform X5; translation: MAASRDRCRRSGDGRGRLRLKDLERDSLTEKECVKEKLNLLHEFLQTEIKNQLCDLETKLHKEELSEEGYLAKVKSLLNKDLSLENGAHAFSREVNGCLENGSQTSGEEHRVEIAEKKKSPKPVSKLCMPRRSKSDAETKSAEVSSSPRITRQTTRQTTITSHFTRGPAKRKPEEDAEKAKSDDSVDEEEKDQEEKRRRVTSRERVAGLLPAEEPGRVRPGTHVEEEERDDKVKPGHLQEEKRLRSQTKELTPKQKSKEEPDRDARPGGAQAEMNEGEDKDEKRHRSQPKDLASKRRPEEKEPEGVKPQVSDEKDEDEKEEKRRRTTCKEPTEKKMARTKMAVVSSKTDPLKCIECGQYLDDPELRYEQHLPDAVEEIQLLTNERLSIFDANESGFESYEDFPQHKLTCFSVYCKRGHLCPIDTGLIEKDVELLFSGSAKPIYEDDPSPEGGVNGKNLGPINEWWIAGFDGGEKALLGFSTSFAEYILMDPSPEYAPLFSVMQEKIYISKIVVEFLQNNPDSTYEDLINKIETTVPPSMLNLNRFTEDSLLRHAQFVVEQVESYDRAGDSDEQPIFLTPCMRDLIKLAGVTLGKRRAERRQTIRHPAKEKDRGPTKATTTKLVYQIFDTFFAEQIEKDDKEDKENAFKRRRCGVCEICQQPECGKCKACKDMVKFGGSGRSKQACQKRRCPNMAMKEADDDEEVDDNIPEMPSPKKMHQGKKKKQNKDRIFWVGEAVKTDGKKSYYKKVCIDSETLEVGDCVSVIPDDSSKPLYLARVTALWEDSSNGQMFHAHWFCAGTDTVLGATSDPLELFLVDECEDMQLSYIHSKVQVVYKAPSENWALEGGVDPEALMSEGDGKTYFYQLWYDQDYARFESPPKTQPMEDNKYKFCASCARLAEMRQKEIPRVMEQLEDLDGRVLYSLATKNGIQYRVGDGVYLPPEAFTFNIKLSSPVKRPRKEPVDEALYPEHYRKYSDYIKGSNLDAPEPYRIGRIKEIFCSKKSNGRPNETDIKIRVNKFYRPENTHKSTPASYHADINLLYWSDEEAVVDFKAVQGRCTVEYGEDLPECLQDFSAGGPDRFYFLEAYNAKSKSFEDPPNHARSPGNKGKGKGKGKSRTKSQSSEPSELETEIKLPKLRTLDVFSGCGGLSEGFHQAGISETLWAIEMWDPAAQAFRLNNSGSTVFTEDCNVLLKLVMAGEVTNSRGQKLPQKGDVEMLCGGPPCQGFSGMNRFNSRTYSKFKNSLVVSFLSYCDYYRPRYFLLENVRNFVSFKRSMVLKLTLRCLVRMGYQCTFGVLQAGQYGVAQTRRRAIILAAAPGEQLPLFPEPLHVFAPRACQLSVVVDDKKFVSNITRLSSGPFRTITVRDTMSDLPEIRNGASAQEISYNGEPQSWFQRQLRGSQYQPILRDHICKDMSALVAARMRHIPLAPGSDWRDLPNIEVRLSDGTLARKLRYNYHDKKNGCSSAGALRGVCSCVEGKACDPAARQFNTLIPWCLPHTGNRHNHWAGLYGRLEWDGFFSTTVTNPEPMGKQGRVLHPEQHRVVSVRECARSQGFPDTYRLFGNILDKHRQVGNAVPPPLAKAIGLEIKRCMMVRARESTSVKIKEETAKD